The genome window GAGCCAGACCGACGTCAGCAGGCCGGCCGTCGTCAGGACCTGGCGGAGGAGCTGTTGGAAGGGCCCAGCCAGGAGGCTGACGGCTGTCAAGCATCCATAGTAGAGGCCCCCCCAGACGACCGAGGGGAGGCCCAACCACCGGACCTCCGGCCGGAGGGCCAGGACCGGACAGGCCGCCTCGCAGGCTTCGACGTGCCGGTGACGAAGGATCTCCTGAACAAACCACGCCCAGTTGACCCACGCCGCACCGAGGAAGACCCACCACAGCATGGCAGACCTCGACCGGAGACAAGCGTCGGGTCCCGGAACCCGGGACCGGCCTCATTCCAGCAGGGGGAGGGTGAACCACCGGACCCATCCGTCGAGCCATCGGACCGTCCACAGGTAGGCCTGCTCGGTCCAATGGAGCCACCGCTGGCGGACGGCCTCCGGCCATTCCCGACCGAAGGCCCGGACCCGCCGCTGAAGGTGGACCAAGGGCGTTAGGGCCTGCCGTTCCCATTCCCGCAAGACCGACCCGAACTGGAGGTAGCGGTGCCAGAGGGCCGTGTCGCCGGGCGCATGGGGGAGGTCCCGCAAGACCTCGGCGTAGGCCTGGACTTGTTCGCCCCAGGGCCGAAAGACCAGGAACCACGCCTTCAAGTCCGGCCAGACCTCGACGACCCGCATGTCCGGGTCGGCGAAGGCCCCGATCAGCCAGCGGAATTCCAGCAGACGGGACCGCCAGGTGAAGAGGTCTCGGACCCAATCCCCCTGAGCTCGCAGGAGGGGGTACGTCAGCCAGGTCCGCAGGACGGCCTGAAAGTCCTCGTCCCAGGCCTTCAGGAAGGCATTCCACTTCTCGTCCAGGAGCTCATCCGTAAGGGCCAACGAGCCCTGAAAGGCCTCTTCCAGGAGGGGCCAGATGCCCTCGACGAAATTCGCCCACGGCTGGTAAAGCGCATGCCAGACGCCGTAGGGATGCCCGCCGGCCTGCATGGGACCTTCGCCTCATAGCAAGGGGTGGGTCGCGAATAGCGAACGGCGAATGGCGAGTAGCGAATGGCGAGGGCGCGTCGGACAAGGGCCGTTTGCTATCGCTCGCTCGACCGCCGATGGGACCCCCGCGGGTGGCCCCTACGACAGCCGGTTCCCCCGCTTCTGCCGAATAGAGCGAGGGTGCTCCAGATGTCCGACCTGGTCGCCACTCGCCATTCGCTACTCGCCATTCGCCACTCGATAGACCCGGTGGTCCCGGAGGGACCACACCTCGTCGACGGGCAGGTCCACGTCGACGGAACGGTGGCTCGAGAAGAGGACGCCCTGACCCCGGCGGCGCCACTTCTGGAGCAAGTCGTTGAGGTCGGCCTGGGCCTGGGCGTCCAGGCCCGTCCAGGGCTCGTCTAAGCATACGATGGGCGGACCCCAGATGTCCAGGCAAAAGAGGAGGAATCGCTGTTGCATGCCTCGGGAAAAGTGCCGCAGGGGCTCGTCCCAGAAGGTCCGCAGGAGCGGGTCCTCCGGCCGGGGGTCCCCCCGAACGTGAGGAAAAAACGTAAACCGAAGCCAACGGGCGTACTGCCGAGCCGACCATTCAGGGTACAGGGGCGCGTCGTGGCCCAGCCACCCGACGGGAAGGTCCGACGGCTCCCGAAGGACCGTCCCCCGAGTCGGCCGCTTGAGGCCGGCGATGCACCGCAGGAGGGTCGTCTTGCCAGCGCCGTTGGGTCCCTCCAGACGGTACATCCGGCCGGGCCGGACCTCCAGGTTCACACCCGTCAGGACCCGTTGGAACCCGTACGCCAGGTCGACTTGAACCAAACGGATGAGGCCCGTCATGCCCCGATGATCTCACGTTTTTGCCGGACGTACTCTTCGTAGGACATCTTGCCCGTCTGATAATCGTACTCCAGGTCGATCAACTGCTGAATCTTGAAGGGGTCGTCCAGGCCGTCCGGGACGGACGGCGGGACCGACCCAGGTCGGTCCGACGGGGACGACGCCACCCCCGCGTTTACCCAAAAGGGCCGCAGGACCCATCCGATCAGGGCCAGGAGGACAAAAACGAGAGCCAAACCTATCAGTACATTCATCCGGGATGCCTAATCCTAAGGGACGGACGACCATCTTGGCAGTGGGTCCATAGGGCATTGGCACGCGACGCGAGGGTTCGGGACGCCACCGTTTCATGGGTTCAAGGCGACGTCGACATTAGGCGCCAGACGTCATCCAGATATATCCAGCTTAGCATTTACACGACGGGCCGTCCAGCCAGAATTTGACAAGGTCGACCGACGTTCGATAGGATAGGCCCGCTTGTGGCACCGACCGAGCCAACGCGGACCCTTCCCTATCCCAGGGGCTTCATTCATGACGTTTCAGACGTTTCACCTGATTGCCTTCGTCCTATGCAGTCTGGCCGCCGTCGGGGGTGCCCTGGGGGTCGTCTTGGAGCGGCGGGCCTTCTATTCAGGCCTGGCGCTGGCCCTTTCGATCCTGGCCGTGGCCGGCCTCTTTGCTCTACTGGGGGCGACGTTCCTGGCGGCCTTGCAGGTCCTGATTTACGTCGGGGCCGTCGCCGTCATATTCCTCTTCGTCGTGGGTTTCCTGGGCGTTTACACAGAAGCGGAACGGGGGCTCCGCCGGCGTTATCTCCTCGTCGGGGCGGCCACGACGGCCGCGGCCCTGGGCTTTATCCTTTTGCAGGTCTGGCGGGCTTTGCGAGAAGCGGCGCCGGCCGTGGCACCGGGCGTCGCCGGGGACGCGCGCGCCTTCGCAGAGGCCCTCTTTGAACGGTTCGCCCTGCCCCTGGAGTTGACGTCCCTGTTCTTCCTGATCGCCCTGGTGGCGGCCGTGTATCTGACCCGGGGGAGGCGGGTGCCATGAGCACTTCGTGGCTTTTGGCTTACGTCACGATGGGGGCCCTGCTGTTCGGTATCGGGGTCGTCGGCTTCCTCGTCCGGCGGAACCTGATCGTCCTCTTTATGTGTATCGAACTCATGCTGAACGGGGTCAACCTGACGCTGACGGCCTTTTCCCGGTACCACGGCTCGGTCGACGGCCAGGTCATCGCCTCGATGGTCATCGTCTTGGCCGCTTCCGAGGCGGCCGTCGGCCTGGCCCTGCTGGTCATGATTTTCCGGCACCTGCGGACGTTAGACACGGAGACCTTCACGCGCTTGGGGGAGGCAAAGACCATAGACCCCGGACCATGACCTTGTGGGGTCACGGAGTACCCTCACCCGAGATGAGGCAGACTTGGCCTTCCAAAGGTCTATGGTCTAAGGTCCATGGTCTTTTCTGAACACCCAAGACGAACACCGAGTTCGTCATGACGGTTCGTGAAGTCCTGATTCTCACGGCCTGGATAGCGCCCCTGGCGAGCCTGCTGGTGAACTTCGTGGCGGGGCTCGTGGGGGTCCGGCGGTGGGACGAGCGGCGAGTCGGTTGGACGGCCGTCGCCGGGCCGACGCTGTCGTTCGCCTGCGGCCTAATCCTCTTGGGACTGTATCTCCGGGCGGGGGGCGGCGTCTGGCATGCGGAGCTGTGGCGGTGGATGGCCACGGCCGACTTTACGTGGCCCCTCCGGCTCCACGTCGACGCCCTCACGCTCGTCATGCTCCTGACGGTCGCCGGCGTGAGCGCCTTGATTCATGCCTACTCCATCGGCTACATGCGGGGCGACGCCGGGTACCGACGATACTTTATCTACCTGAACCTCTTTGTCTTCATGATGCTCCTTCTCGTGATGGCCGACCACCTGGCCCTGATGTTCGTCGGCTGGGAGGGCGTCGGCCTGTGTTCATATCTCCTGATCGCCCACTGGATGGAACGACCGGCGGCGGCGACGGCCGGCCGGAAGGCCTTCGTCGTCAACCGGGTCGGCGACGCCGGTTTCCTGGTCGGAATCTTCCTGCTGGCCGCCTCGGCGGGGGCCATCGACTGGGAGGGCCTGCAGACGTGGGCGGTAGGGGCGCCGGCGGGCCTCGCGGCGGGGGCCGCCCTGGCGCTGTTCGTCGGGGCGACGGGCAAGTCGGCCCAGATTCCGCTGTACGTCTGGCTCCCGGACGCCATGGAGGGGCCGACGCCGGTCAGCGCCCTGATCCACGCGGCCACGATGGTCACGGCCGGCGTGTACATGGTCGTGCGGCTCCACTTTCTGTATGACCGAGCCCCGGCCGTCCAGGCCGTCGTCGTGGCCGTCGGCCTGGCGACGGCCCTGTATGCGGCGGTCGTCGCCGTGGCTCAAACAGAAATGAAAAAAGTCCTGGCCTTCTCGACGATCAGCCAGATCGGCTACATGTTTGTGGGGGCTGGCCTGGGTGCCTACGTGGCGGCCATCTTTCACCTGGTGACCCACGCCTTCTTCAAGGCCCTCCTGTTTCTGGCGACGGGCAACGTCATGCACGCCACGGGCGACGAGCAAGATATCTGGCGCCTGGGCCGTCTCCGGACGGCGCTCCCGGTGACCGAACGGCTGTTTCTCATCGGAGCCCTGACGCTGGCGGGCCTCCCGCCCCTGGCGGCCTTCTTCAGCAAGGAGGCCATCCTCACGGCGGCCTGGGCGTCCCGGCCTGTCATGTGGGGTCTGGCGTGGCTGACGGCGGGGATCACGGCCTTCTATGCGGTCCGCCTGTGGGTCGTCCCCTTCCGCCAGGACCGGACCCCGCCGGGCCACCCCCATGAAGCTCCCCCGGGCATGCGATGGCCCCTGTACGTCTTGGCCGGCGGGAGCGTCCTCGGCGGACTGTTGGGCCTCCCCGGGGCGAGCCTCCTGGACCGCTTTCTCCATGACTGGCATCGTCCCCCCGCCGTGACCCTCGGGACGGAAGCCCTCCTGGGCCTGGCCGGTCTGACGGCCGCCGTCGTCGGGAGCGGTCTGGCCTATTGGGTGTACCTCACGGGGTGGGAGCGCTGGCGGCCTCGGCTGGACCGCTGGGCCCGAGTCCAGGGAATCTTCCTGCGCCAGTTGGGCTGGAACGAGCTCTACGAGCTCTTGTGGAGCCGGCCCCTGCTGTGGCTGTCCGAGCGGGTCGTGTTTGGCTTCTTGGACGTGCGGGTCATCGACGGCTTGTTCGACGGAAGCGCCCGGACCCTGGGCGCGGTGGCCCGCCGGACGACCCGTATCCAGACGGGCAATCTGAAGGTTTACGCTTATGCGATGCTCGTGGGAATTTTACTCTTGTTGTTCTACTTGTACGGGATTCGCGGGAGGTAAAGTGCGGGACTCTCGGCTTTCTCACAGGCCGGACGGCTTCGCAGGGTCGGGCGGGGGGACGTCGGTCTTGATGCCCAGCACCCGAAACCCGACACGGAGGTAGCCCATGGCGGCCACGCTGGAAGAACGCGTCGCTTACCTGGAGGGTCGAGTCGATGAACAATCGCGCCTGAGTGGAGAACTGCGGGACATGGTGTTCCATTTAGACCAGAAAGTCGACCGGTTCCGGGAGGAGCTGATAGCGGAGATTCGGGCCGTCGACCAGAAGGTGGACCGGTTCCGAGAAGAGCTGACGGCGGAGATTCGGGCCGTCGACCAGAAAGTCGACCGGTACCGTGAAGAACTGACGGCGGAGATCCGGGTCGTCGACCAGAAGGTCGACCGATTCCGGGAGGAGCTGATAGCGGAGATTCGGGCTGTCGACCAGAAGGTGGACCGGTTCCGGGAAGAGCTGATGGCGGAGATTCGGGCCGTCGACCAGAAAGTCGACCGGTACCGTGAAGAACTGATGGCGGAGATCCGGGTCGTCGACCAGAAGGTCGACCGATTTCGGGAGGAGCTGATGGCGCAGATCCAGGCCGTGGACCAGCGGCTGTCGGCCGAGATTCGGGCCGTCGACCAAAAGGTCGACCGGTATCGGGAAGAGTTGTTAGCTCAGATGCAAGCCCTCGACCAGCGGCTGTCGGCCCGGATCCAGAGCTTAGAGCAAAAGGTTCGGGACTTGGACCAGCGGATGACCCGGTACTTCATATGGATTGTAGGCCTTCAGTTTGCGACGTTGGCGACCATCATCAGTCTACTTTTGAGCATATTGCTTCGGTAAGGCGAGCGGGTCGAGACCCAGGTAAAAGTGCTTGCTTCGTCTTGCCGCAGTAAGGTGGTCACGGGGCGGCTTAAGCCCTTGGTCAGGTCGGGACGATAGTCCTTCGCCCCACAAGACTCAGGGTACTTCCCTGGGGTCGGGTGCTGACGCTGGGCTCTGGAGCCTGGACTCCATCCGAGACGAACGGGAGACGGACATGCGAGCGTGGCCGGTCCTGAGCACGATCCTCTGGTGGCCGACGTTGGGCGCCCTCGTCATCGGTCTGCTTCGGTGGCTGGAGGCCCTGCGGGGGAAGGCCTGGCCCCAGGACCTCTATCGGCAGGCGGCTCTGTTTTTTTCGGGGACGGCCTTCCTGATGGTCCTCCCCGTCGTGGTCTTCTTTCACACGGGCTATTCGGGACTTCAATTTGAGGAACGGGTCCGTTGGATTCCCGAGTGGGGTATCTCTTACGCCCTCGGCGTGGACGGCCTGAGCGTGCTTCTCGTGGGCCTGACGGCTCTCCTGGTCCCCGTCGCGGTCCTGTCGGCCTGGCAGGAGATCCGGGCGCACGTCGCCGGCTTTTACGCCGCCCTTCTCTTTCTGGAAACGGCCCTCTTCGGCGTATTTCTGGCGGCCGACCTCCTGATGTTTTACGTCTTCTGGGAACTCGTGTTGGTCCCGATGTTTTTCATCATCTTCGTGTGGGGCGGTCCCCGGCGGGTCTATGCGGCCTTCAAGTTTTTGCTGTACACCTTTGCGGGTTCCCTCTTCATGCTGGCCGGGGTCGTCTACCTGTACGTCCGGACGGGGGGCCAGTCGCTCCTGTATGGGGACGTCTTGCAGGTCTTGCAGACGACGCACCCCTTGTCGCTTCGGGAGGAAGTCCTCCTGTTTCTGGCCTTTGCCATCGCCTTTGCCGTGAAGGTCCCGATGGTCCCCCTCCACATGTGGCTCCCGGCGGCCCACGTGGAGGCCCCGACACCGGGGAGCGTCCTCCTGGCGGGCGTCCTCCTCAAGATGGGGACGTACGGCCTCCTCCGGTTTTGCGTGCCCTTGTTCCCCCAAGCCGTTTCCCGATTTCAGGCGGCGATGGTCGCCTTAGGCGTCGTCGGCGTCATCTATGGGGCCTGGGCGGCCCTGGCCCAGACGGACATGAAGCGGCTGGTCGCCTACTCGAGTATCAGCCACTTGGGCCTCATCGTGGCCGGGATCTTTGCCCTGGAGCCGACGGCCGTGCAGGGGGCGATCCTCCAGATGGTCAACCACGGGATCAGTACGGGGGGCCTCTTCGTCCTGGTCGGACTCCTGTACGAGCGACGCCACACTCGGGAGATGGACGCCTATGGGGGCGTGGCCCACGTCCTCCCGCGCTATGCGGCCGTGTTCTTGGTCATCCTCCTGTCGTCCATCGGACTGCCTTTCCTGAACGGCTTTGTCGGGGAGTTCCTGATCTTCTGGGGTGCCTTCCGGCGGTACCCCGTGGCGACGGCCTTGGCCGTGACGGGCGTCATCTGGAGTGCTGTCTACATGCTGAGGATGTATCAACGAGTCATGCATGGTCCCGTGACCCATGAGGAAAACCGTCGGTTGACCGACATGAAGCCCCATGAGTGGGCCGCTACGGTGCCACTCCTGGCCCTGGCCGTCTGGATCGGCGTATGGGCCACGCCGTTCCTGGAACGCACCCAAACGGCCCTCCGATGGATCGTGGGGCCGTGGGGCCATTAGGTAGCAAGAAGGCAGGAGGAGGACCCATGCAGACGTGGATGACCTGGTGGACGCAAACGCAGGGATGGGCCCTCCTCCCGGCGGGCCTCTTCGTCGTCTTGGCCGCCGTCCTCTTGGTCGTCGAGGCCTGGCGGCCCGAGTGGCTCCGGTGGCTCTACTACGGGGTCGTCCTCGGCCTGATCGGTCTTATCTTTATCACGTTCCGATTCCTCTTTAATCAGCGGTTCGTCGCCTTCGGAAACCGTCTCGTCTTGGACAACGTGACGCTCCTGACGCTGATCATGTACGTCGTGGCGGCCGCCGTCGTCGTCATCGCCATGGGCCCCGTCTGGGAGGCCCAGTCGGAGCGGAGCGGCTCTTGGATGGGCCTCCTGCTGATCACGTCCGTCGGCATGCTGACGATGTCGGGGACGTCCGACGTGCTCGTCATCTTCATCGGCTTGGAGCTCCTCTCCCTGAGCCTGTACGTCCTCATCGCTTATGAGAACCCGACCGAGCCGGCCCTGGAGAGCGCCCTCAAGTATTTCCTCCTGGGCGCCTTTGCGGCGGCCGTCTTTGCGTACGGCATCGCCTTGATGTACGGGGCCGTCGGCTCGACGTCCCTGGTCGACCTGGCGGCTCGGCTCCCGAGTCTGCAGGGCACCCCTCGGGGATGGCTGGCCTATCTGGGCCTGGCCCTGATGTTTGCGGGCCTCGCCTTTGAGGCCTCGGCTGTCCCCTTCCACATGTGGACGCCCGACGTCTATCAGGGGGCCCCGACGCCGACGGTCGCTTACATGTCGGCCGCCGTCAAAGCGGCCGCCTTCGGGGCCATGCTCCGACTGTTTGGCGACATGGCGCAGGTCTTCCGTCGGACGGCCGACGTCTGGGGCTGGGGCCTGGCCGGCGTGGCGGTCCTGACGATGGTCGTCGGCAACGTCCTGGCCCTCCGGCAGGGCAACGTCAAGCGGCTCCTGGCTTACTCGAGCATCGCCCACGCCGGCTACATCCTGATCGGCCTGACGGCGGCCGGGGACGCCGCCCGGGAGTCCGTCTTGCTGTACTTGCTGGCCTACCTGTTCATGAACATGGGGGCTTTCCTGGTCGTGGCGGCCCTCGAGGCCTGGGGCGTCGAGCCGACGCTGGAGCGGTACCGGAGCCTCGGGTACCGTCACCCGGGGTGGGCCCTCGGCCTGACGGTCTTCCTCCTGGCCCTGGCGGGGATTCCCCCGACGGCCGGGTTCGTGGCCAAGCTATGGGTCTTCCGGGCGGCCTTCCAGGCGGGCTGGCCCAGTCTGGTCATCGTCGGCGTCGTCACGAGCCTGATCGCCGCCTACTACTACTTCCGGGTCGTATGGACGATGTTCGAACCCCCGACGGCCGACGTGCGGCGGGCCTGGAAGCAAGCGCCGACCGAGCCTGCCGTCCCCGTGGCGGGGTTTGCTTTGGCGGTCGCCCTGTGCCTGTTTTTTACCCTCCAGATGGGCGTCCTGCCGAACCGGTTCGTCTACCTCGTGCGCATCGCCTTCGCCTCGTTTTGAATTTATAGGCCGATGGGTCTTTTGTAACCCCGCTCCGGCCCGGGACCTCTAAATTTTTTGCGAAATCTCGGGATCTCCTGGAGGTCTGCCATGACGTGCAACGTCGGCGGCGTAGAACGCGTGATTCGCATCCTCATCGGTATCGGGCTTTTCCTGTTGGCCTTTCTGGCCCTGGACGGGGCGGCCCGATGGGTCGTGGGCGCCATCGCCCTGGTACCCCTTGGGACGGGCATCGTGAAGTTCTGCCCCCTGTGGGCCGTCCTGGGCATCAACACGTGCCGGGTGAAGGGTTGATTCGGTCTTTGGGTGTTGGGTGAATTACCCGACCCAACACGCGCATCTAAGACCTAACACCGGTATCTTGGGCCGATGGGCCCCTTCGCTTATATCAGCTCATGGGTCATGGCTCATAGTTCATGGGCCCATGACCCATGAGCCACGAGCCATAAGCCGATCTCACCGGGCCCTTCTTGACATAGCCGTTCGGTTCGTGGAAACCCGGATGGATTCAGCCTTTCCGACCCTTCGGGGCGGACGGTGTGACGAGCGACGGTCTTGGGCCGGCGGGCCGGTCGGGATCATCCTTCCATCGTCACTCCGTCACTTCATCACTCCTTCACGCGGATGACCGACCCCCACAAGTAATGCTTTGTCAGCTTGTATTTTGAGGGAATCCAGACGTTCGGGAAGCCGGGAAATGCGTCGTGAAATAGCACGCCGGCCCCGGGTTCCTGGGGCCTCCTCTTGTCATGCCTTACGTCGGCGTTGAAGCCAGGCCTGGATAGCCTCGGGGATGCGATCAAGGGGAAGCGACTCGTCGGCCAGGCCAGCCTCGACGACGGCTCGGGGCATTCCGTAGACGGCGGCCGTCTCCTCGTGTTCGACGATGATGCGGCCCCCGACGGCCTTCACGGCGGCGGCGCCCTGCAGACCATCGTCGCCCATGCCGGTCAGGACAAGGCCCAGGACGGCCGTCCCGCAGGCCTCGGCCGCCGATCGAAACAGCCGGTCTACGGAAGGCACGTACTTATCCCGTCCGTCTGGGGACCGGAGCCGGATGCGGAGCTCGCCGCGGGCCAGCCAGACTTCCATATGGCGGCCGCCGGGGGCGACGTACACGACACCGGGTCGGACGACCTCGTCGTCCCCGGCCTCCCGGACCCGCAGGCCGGCGAGCTGGTCCAGCCGCTGGGCGAACATCGTCGTGAAGATGGGCGGCATGTGCTGAGCGATCAGGACGGCCGCCGGCAGGTCCGACGGGAGCCTCTGCAAGAGGTGGCGGATGGCCTGAGGTCCGCCCGTCGAGGCGCCGATCACGACGATGTCCGAGGGGGCCGGCTGGGCTTCCCAAAGGGGACTCGGCTTCCGGTGGGCCGGCCGGGCCGGCGTCTCCGAGGGCAGGGGCCCGGCGGCCGGTCGGAGCTTGCCCTGGGCGGCGACCCGGACCTTAGCGATGAGCTGTTCCTGAATCGTCGAGAGTCGGGGCGAGATAGGGCCGCCGGGCTTGGCGATGAAGTCGAGGGCGCCCATCTCGAGGGCCCGGAGGACGTTTTCGTCGGCCTCGTATGCGCTGATGACGATGACGGGCTTGGGCCGCTGGACCATCAGCCATCGCAGGAACGTGAAGCCGTCCATGTTCGGCATTTCCAGGTCCAGGGTGATGACGTCGGGGTCGTGTTCGAGGACCTTCTTGACGGCATGCTGACCGTCGTAGGCCGTATCGACGACCTCGATGTCGGGGTCTGACGACAGCATGCGGGTAATCGTCCGTCGGTTGTAAGCCGAGTCGTCGACGACGAGGACCCGAATCTTCTTCGCCTGCGGCGGCCGCATCGGTCCGGTGTCTCCTTACAGAGGGTCTCCGGTCCCGGGGCCGGCTTCGGTGTTGGGTGCCGGTGCCGGTCGTTCGGCGGTCGGGGCCGCGCATCGCCGGACCCCTCAAAACCCGGCACCCGGGACCTCACTTCCGATATACCATGTCATTTCGAAAATGGACGAGTTGGAATCGGCTGTCCAGCCCCAGGAGGGACTCGGAGTGCCCCAGGAGCAGGAAGCCGCCGGGACGGAGGCGCTCGTAAAAATTCTGGATCGCCCGTTTTTTGGCCTCGGTGTCGAAGTAGATCAGGACGTTGCGGCAGAAGATGA of bacterium HR11 contains these proteins:
- the nuoN_2 gene encoding NADH-quinone oxidoreductase subunit N translates to MQTWMTWWTQTQGWALLPAGLFVVLAAVLLVVEAWRPEWLRWLYYGVVLGLIGLIFITFRFLFNQRFVAFGNRLVLDNVTLLTLIMYVVAAAVVVIAMGPVWEAQSERSGSWMGLLLITSVGMLTMSGTSDVLVIFIGLELLSLSLYVLIAYENPTEPALESALKYFLLGAFAAAVFAYGIALMYGAVGSTSLVDLAARLPSLQGTPRGWLAYLGLALMFAGLAFEASAVPFHMWTPDVYQGAPTPTVAYMSAAVKAAAFGAMLRLFGDMAQVFRRTADVWGWGLAGVAVLTMVVGNVLALRQGNVKRLLAYSSIAHAGYILIGLTAAGDAARESVLLYLLAYLFMNMGAFLVVAALEAWGVEPTLERYRSLGYRHPGWALGLTVFLLALAGIPPTAGFVAKLWVFRAAFQAGWPSLVIVGVVTSLIAAYYYFRVVWTMFEPPTADVRRAWKQAPTEPAVPVAGFALAVALCLFFTLQMGVLPNRFVYLVRIAFASF
- the cheB gene encoding Chemotaxis response regulator protein-glutamate methylesterase, producing MRPPQAKKIRVLVVDDSAYNRRTITRMLSSDPDIEVVDTAYDGQHAVKKVLEHDPDVITLDLEMPNMDGFTFLRWLMVQRPKPVIVISAYEADENVLRALEMGALDFIAKPGGPISPRLSTIQEQLIAKVRVAAQGKLRPAAGPLPSETPARPAHRKPSPLWEAQPAPSDIVVIGASTGGPQAIRHLLQRLPSDLPAAVLIAQHMPPIFTTMFAQRLDQLAGLRVREAGDDEVVRPGVVYVAPGGRHMEVWLARGELRIRLRSPDGRDKYVPSVDRLFRSAAEACGTAVLGLVLTGMGDDGLQGAAAVKAVGGRIIVEHEETAAVYGMPRAVVEAGLADESLPLDRIPEAIQAWLQRRRKA
- the nuoL_1 gene encoding NADH-quinone oxidoreductase subunit L; this translates as MTVREVLILTAWIAPLASLLVNFVAGLVGVRRWDERRVGWTAVAGPTLSFACGLILLGLYLRAGGGVWHAELWRWMATADFTWPLRLHVDALTLVMLLTVAGVSALIHAYSIGYMRGDAGYRRYFIYLNLFVFMMLLLVMADHLALMFVGWEGVGLCSYLLIAHWMERPAAATAGRKAFVVNRVGDAGFLVGIFLLAASAGAIDWEGLQTWAVGAPAGLAAGAALALFVGATGKSAQIPLYVWLPDAMEGPTPVSALIHAATMVTAGVYMVVRLHFLYDRAPAVQAVVVAVGLATALYAAVVAVAQTEMKKVLAFSTISQIGYMFVGAGLGAYVAAIFHLVTHAFFKALLFLATGNVMHATGDEQDIWRLGRLRTALPVTERLFLIGALTLAGLPPLAAFFSKEAILTAAWASRPVMWGLAWLTAGITAFYAVRLWVVPFRQDRTPPGHPHEAPPGMRWPLYVLAGGSVLGGLLGLPGASLLDRFLHDWHRPPAVTLGTEALLGLAGLTAAVVGSGLAYWVYLTGWERWRPRLDRWARVQGIFLRQLGWNELYELLWSRPLLWLSERVVFGFLDVRVIDGLFDGSARTLGAVARRTTRIQTGNLKVYAYAMLVGILLLLFYLYGIRGR
- the nuoM_1 gene encoding NADH-quinone oxidoreductase subunit M; the encoded protein is MRAWPVLSTILWWPTLGALVIGLLRWLEALRGKAWPQDLYRQAALFFSGTAFLMVLPVVVFFHTGYSGLQFEERVRWIPEWGISYALGVDGLSVLLVGLTALLVPVAVLSAWQEIRAHVAGFYAALLFLETALFGVFLAADLLMFYVFWELVLVPMFFIIFVWGGPRRVYAAFKFLLYTFAGSLFMLAGVVYLYVRTGGQSLLYGDVLQVLQTTHPLSLREEVLLFLAFAIAFAVKVPMVPLHMWLPAAHVEAPTPGSVLLAGVLLKMGTYGLLRFCVPLFPQAVSRFQAAMVALGVVGVIYGAWAALAQTDMKRLVAYSSISHLGLIVAGIFALEPTAVQGAILQMVNHGISTGGLFVLVGLLYERRHTREMDAYGGVAHVLPRYAAVFLVILLSSIGLPFLNGFVGEFLIFWGAFRRYPVATALAVTGVIWSAVYMLRMYQRVMHGPVTHEENRRLTDMKPHEWAATVPLLALAVWIGVWATPFLERTQTALRWIVGPWGH
- the nuoJ_2 gene encoding NADH-quinone oxidoreductase subunit J: MTFQTFHLIAFVLCSLAAVGGALGVVLERRAFYSGLALALSILAVAGLFALLGATFLAALQVLIYVGAVAVIFLFVVGFLGVYTEAERGLRRRYLLVGAATTAAALGFILLQVWRALREAAPAVAPGVAGDARAFAEALFERFALPLELTSLFFLIALVAAVYLTRGRRVP
- the znuC gene encoding Zinc import ATP-binding protein ZnuC, with amino-acid sequence MTGLIRLVQVDLAYGFQRVLTGVNLEVRPGRMYRLEGPNGAGKTTLLRCIAGLKRPTRGTVLREPSDLPVGWLGHDAPLYPEWSARQYARWLRFTFFPHVRGDPRPEDPLLRTFWDEPLRHFSRGMQQRFLLFCLDIWGPPIVCLDEPWTGLDAQAQADLNDLLQKWRRRGQGVLFSSHRSVDVDLPVDEVWSLRDHRVYRVANGE
- a CDS encoding NADH-quinone oxidoreductase subunit 11, whose protein sequence is MSTSWLLAYVTMGALLFGIGVVGFLVRRNLIVLFMCIELMLNGVNLTLTAFSRYHGSVDGQVIASMVIVLAASEAAVGLALLVMIFRHLRTLDTETFTRLGEAKTIDPGP